A single genomic interval of Flavobacterium sp. N2820 harbors:
- a CDS encoding DUF6048 family protein — translation MLRFIFSIALLCFSITGNAQKKDTTKVVYPERYGLRVGVDLHRLTKSLYDDNYKGLEVVADYRLTRKFYLAGELGNEEKTVDDDRLNFTTKGTYFKVGFDYNSFENWLDMENMIYVGMRYGVSSFSQTLNSYKIYDPTNYYGESIITSGEKFSGLNASWVEVIGGVKAELFDNLYLGFSLRLNYLVSNKKPENFDNLYIPGFNRTYDGKFGAGLNYTISYFIPIYKKNKEVKK, via the coding sequence ATGTTAAGATTTATTTTTAGTATCGCTTTACTGTGTTTTTCGATAACTGGAAACGCACAAAAAAAAGACACCACAAAAGTGGTTTATCCAGAACGGTATGGTTTACGTGTTGGAGTTGATTTGCACCGATTAACAAAATCGCTTTATGATGACAATTACAAAGGATTAGAAGTTGTTGCAGACTATCGACTGACTCGAAAATTTTACCTTGCAGGAGAATTGGGTAATGAAGAAAAAACGGTTGACGACGATCGATTAAACTTTACGACAAAAGGAACCTATTTTAAAGTTGGTTTCGACTACAATTCTTTTGAAAACTGGTTGGACATGGAAAACATGATTTATGTAGGAATGCGTTATGGAGTAAGTAGTTTTAGTCAAACTTTAAATTCGTACAAAATTTATGATCCTACTAATTATTATGGTGAATCTATAATAACTTCTGGTGAAAAATTCAGTGGATTAAATGCCAGTTGGGTTGAAGTTATCGGTGGTGTAAAAGCTGAATTATTTGATAATTTATATTTAGGTTTTTCGTTGCGACTGAACTATTTGGTTTCGAATAAAAAACCTGAAAACTTTGATAATTTATATATTCCAGGCTTTAACCGCACCTACGACGGAAAATTTGGTGCTGGTTTGAATTATACGATAAGTTATTTTATTCCAATTTATAAAAAGAATAAAGAAGTTAAAAAATAA
- a CDS encoding DUF6452 family protein, with protein MNYKLFLFILLTLSFSSCEKDDICVDGNSDTPFMVIEFYDADNPNVLKNVTNLGVGEPTFDARFSFTAVSKIEVPLRTNATTTTLNFIENGGDLIDFTDDNPDAITFNYATSEIYISRACGYKAIFQLNATDPVVFIPDTDSWIQNIVVTQPNIENENEVHVKIYF; from the coding sequence ATGAATTATAAATTATTCCTATTTATTCTTTTAACTTTATCGTTTTCAAGTTGCGAAAAAGATGACATTTGCGTTGATGGAAATTCAGATACACCATTCATGGTGATTGAGTTCTATGATGCGGATAATCCTAACGTTTTGAAAAATGTAACCAATTTAGGCGTTGGAGAACCTACTTTTGATGCTCGTTTTTCGTTTACAGCAGTGAGTAAAATTGAAGTGCCTTTACGAACAAACGCTACAACAACCACTTTAAATTTTATTGAGAATGGTGGTGATTTAATCGACTTTACAGATGATAATCCTGATGCTATTACATTTAATTATGCCACTAGCGAAATCTATATTTCAAGAGCTTGTGGATACAAAGCCATATTTCAATTAAATGCAACAGATCCAGTTGTTTTTATTCCTGACACGGATAGTTGGATTCAAAATATTGTAGTTACTCAACCTAATATCGAAAACGAAAATGAAGTACATGTTAAGATTTATTTTTAG